The proteins below are encoded in one region of Deinococcus aerophilus:
- a CDS encoding transposase family protein, whose amino-acid sequence MLQVVRLMQRPRSFESLCGLNPAEFTLLAEQLEPLWTRAHRTSLLREGRQRRIGAGRQFKLDVPHRLLLTLIYLRHDLPMHLLGVLFEMDAANVCRNIHALLPLLEQALPAPLRARTLDSRKVTPDDAGPRRRLRTLKDVLEAFPEIADIIVDGTEQPRGQPKKKKGSGPGKKAVGRPKDQKKFFSVKKGTHTLQTQVAVTPDGLAVHLSAPAGGRTHDMKVLGQSRLLGRLPRGSRIWGDRGDTGLDKLCPAHEVIVPRMRPKGGVLNPEDRELNHQISKVRITVENVVCKLKKFRVCREFYRNDPGRHGLFWGCVAGLVNLRTVNRSPQFA is encoded by the coding sequence ATGCTTCAGGTCGTTCGCCTCATGCAGCGTCCCCGATCCTTCGAGTCGCTCTGCGGCCTGAACCCCGCCGAATTCACGCTCCTCGCTGAACAACTCGAGCCCCTGTGGACCCGGGCGCACCGCACGTCCCTCCTGCGGGAGGGACGGCAACGCCGCATCGGGGCGGGCCGACAGTTCAAACTCGACGTTCCTCACCGCCTGCTTCTGACGCTGATCTATCTGCGGCATGACCTCCCGATGCATCTGTTGGGCGTGCTGTTCGAGATGGACGCCGCGAATGTCTGCCGGAACATCCATGCCTTGCTGCCCCTCCTGGAGCAGGCGCTGCCTGCTCCCCTCCGGGCCCGGACGCTGGACAGCCGCAAGGTCACGCCCGACGACGCGGGACCGCGTCGTCGGCTCCGCACCTTGAAAGACGTGCTCGAAGCATTCCCGGAGATTGCCGACATCATCGTCGATGGGACTGAGCAGCCCCGAGGGCAACCCAAGAAGAAGAAGGGCAGTGGTCCCGGGAAGAAAGCCGTGGGGCGGCCCAAGGACCAGAAGAAGTTTTTCAGCGTCAAGAAGGGCACTCACACTCTGCAAACGCAAGTGGCGGTGACCCCGGATGGCCTGGCGGTGCACCTCAGTGCGCCCGCGGGCGGGCGCACTCATGACATGAAGGTCCTGGGGCAGTCGAGGTTGCTCGGTCGCCTGCCTCGAGGGAGCCGTATCTGGGGAGACCGAGGCGATACGGGCCTGGATAAACTCTGCCCGGCGCATGAAGTGATCGTTCCCCGGATGCGCCCCAAAGGCGGGGTGTTGAACCCGGAGGACCGGGAGCTCAACCATCAAATTTCTAAGGTGCGGATCACGGTGGAGAACGTGGTCTGCAAGCTCAAGAAATTTCGCGTCTGCCGCGAGTTTTACCGGAACGACCCAGGGCGGCACGGCCTGTTCTGGGGTTGCGTGGCTGGCCTGGTCAACCTCCGCACCGTGAACCGCTCACCACAGTTCGCCTGA
- a CDS encoding PEGA domain-containing protein, which produces MKTLLPVMLLSGLLVGCVPAPLRSQPGSQLVLETQLTPPPLTVATGEGGMYRSPGPAALRVRSDRAASVTAVVVPQGGRARVVPGGTVQAGVVTSVPLPASQGFTQVFTVASVRPLDLTAAEGARSLDAVARVVETAAATLPAGGYTVTTTVYRVTGLGTLQVSASVPGAAVRVNGRLAGTTPLTVPDVPEGPVTVEVSRAGFMTVSQRFNVQADTVAGISAVLRPITGSLKVDSDVPARVLIGGQDAGLTPLEVRVRPGTVNVNVVPLAEGLRTETLLVRVRVSKQTVVACQVTGGEFLCSVD; this is translated from the coding sequence ATGAAAACCCTCCTCCCGGTCATGCTGCTCTCGGGTCTGCTCGTCGGCTGCGTGCCGGCTCCGCTGCGTTCACAGCCGGGCTCCCAGCTGGTCCTCGAGACCCAGCTGACTCCCCCGCCCCTGACCGTCGCCACCGGCGAGGGCGGCATGTACCGCTCGCCCGGCCCGGCGGCCCTGCGCGTGCGCAGCGACCGCGCGGCCTCGGTCACGGCGGTGGTGGTGCCGCAGGGCGGGAGGGCCCGCGTGGTGCCGGGGGGCACGGTGCAGGCCGGGGTGGTCACGAGCGTGCCGCTGCCCGCCAGTCAGGGCTTTACGCAGGTGTTCACGGTGGCCAGCGTCCGGCCACTGGACCTCACGGCGGCGGAGGGCGCACGGTCGCTGGACGCCGTGGCGCGGGTGGTCGAGACGGCGGCGGCAACCCTGCCGGCGGGCGGATACACCGTGACGACCACCGTGTACCGCGTGACCGGGCTGGGAACGCTGCAGGTGAGCGCGTCTGTCCCCGGCGCGGCGGTGCGCGTCAATGGCCGCCTCGCCGGCACCACGCCCCTGACCGTGCCGGACGTGCCCGAGGGGCCGGTCACCGTGGAGGTGTCCCGCGCCGGCTTCATGACGGTTTCCCAGCGGTTCAACGTGCAGGCGGACACGGTGGCCGGGATCTCGGCCGTCCTGCGCCCCATCACCGGCAGCTTAAAGGTGGACAGCGATGTGCCCGCCCGCGTGCTGATCGGCGGCCAGGACGCGGGCCTCACGCCGCTGGAGGTCCGGGTGCGGCCCGGCACGGTCAATGTGAATGTCGTTCCCCTCGCAGAGGGCCTCCGCACCGAGACGCTGCTCGTGCGCGTGCGGGTCAGTAAACAGACGGTCGTCGCCTGTCAGGTCACCGGGGGTGAGTTCCTGTGCAGTGTCGACTGA
- a CDS encoding outer membrane protein assembly factor BamB family protein, translating into MHAQPVSTPPAAAPAPTFVAPNVDWRKDLRVISGVSVAPNGDLVFVGADARIHRTDAAGNEKWNFAAGDLGRAYPVVTPQGTVLAATYDDTLYALDPAGKLLWKTKLDGDIFATPALRADGSVIVATAGGTVHALDAGGKTLWTFKVGAPVFSSPAVAADGTIYFGAQNSRVYALTPSGEQKWTFTAGSLVFSSPALDAAGNVYFGSSDRKLYALDPAGQVRWTRTTGLFVNASPIVTSNGLVVVGSYDGKVYAVNTTGEDGWIYTAGAPVAAPAAELSDGTVIVPDLSGTVHAIGKAGQALWTLSTGRKIDLGVTVSDAGTLYFATEGGSLNAVRGQRPLAVGPWTTFHALPSATGRAPSPPELAAAAQARKAAAGAPLTALKPAPGRPAPTSSPAQPAPTAQVPRPAPTVPVQPAAPAPAPAQPTAAPPTAALPPASTLSSQQQAIVAARIARAENGQVYLPLGEASGALGLTLGGVTPLTATLQLGTVALPVTVRVFNGVPFVPLAALAALPGTVARLDLTSAPAVALTRAGQTVNFPISLQQLVPLQGRPEYPGVLNR; encoded by the coding sequence GTGCACGCCCAGCCGGTGTCCACACCGCCCGCCGCGGCCCCCGCTCCCACCTTCGTTGCCCCCAATGTGGACTGGCGCAAGGACCTGCGGGTGATCTCGGGGGTGTCCGTCGCGCCGAACGGCGACCTGGTGTTCGTCGGCGCGGACGCGCGCATTCACCGGACCGATGCGGCAGGCAACGAGAAGTGGAACTTTGCCGCCGGTGACCTGGGCCGCGCCTACCCGGTCGTGACTCCGCAGGGGACGGTGCTCGCCGCGACGTATGACGACACCCTGTATGCCCTGGACCCGGCGGGCAAGCTGCTGTGGAAAACCAAACTCGACGGCGACATCTTTGCCACCCCCGCCCTGCGTGCCGACGGCAGCGTGATCGTCGCCACGGCGGGCGGCACCGTTCACGCGCTGGATGCGGGCGGAAAGACGCTGTGGACCTTCAAGGTGGGGGCGCCGGTGTTCAGCAGCCCGGCGGTCGCCGCCGACGGCACCATTTACTTCGGCGCACAGAACAGCCGCGTGTATGCCCTGACGCCCAGCGGCGAGCAGAAGTGGACCTTTACTGCCGGCTCGCTGGTGTTCAGCAGCCCGGCCCTGGACGCGGCGGGCAACGTGTATTTCGGCTCCAGCGACCGCAAGCTGTATGCGCTGGACCCGGCGGGGCAGGTGCGCTGGACCCGGACCACCGGCCTGTTCGTCAACGCCAGTCCCATCGTGACCAGCAATGGCCTGGTGGTGGTGGGCAGCTATGACGGCAAGGTCTATGCCGTGAACACCACCGGCGAGGACGGGTGGATCTACACCGCTGGCGCGCCGGTCGCGGCCCCCGCCGCCGAGCTGAGCGACGGCACAGTCATCGTCCCCGACCTCAGCGGCACGGTGCACGCCATCGGCAAGGCCGGGCAGGCCCTGTGGACCCTGAGCACCGGCAGGAAGATCGATCTGGGTGTAACGGTCAGCGACGCGGGCACCCTGTACTTCGCCACCGAGGGAGGAAGCCTGAACGCCGTCCGCGGGCAGCGTCCGCTGGCGGTGGGGCCATGGACCACCTTTCATGCCCTGCCCAGTGCCACCGGCCGCGCGCCCAGCCCTCCGGAACTGGCGGCGGCCGCGCAGGCCCGCAAGGCCGCTGCAGGGGCTCCACTCACGGCCCTGAAACCCGCGCCCGGCCGTCCTGCCCCCACTTCATCTCCCGCGCAACCCGCGCCCACCGCGCAGGTGCCGCGTCCGGCTCCTACCGTCCCAGTCCAGCCGGCGGCTCCCGCACCGGCCCCGGCCCAGCCCACTGCCGCACCGCCCACCGCCGCTCTGCCGCCCGCCTCCACGTTGTCTTCCCAGCAGCAGGCCATCGTTGCCGCCCGCATCGCCCGCGCCGAGAACGGTCAGGTTTACCTGCCGCTCGGAGAGGCGAGTGGAGCGCTGGGACTGACGCTGGGCGGAGTCACGCCGCTGACCGCCACGCTGCAACTGGGCACGGTGGCTCTGCCCGTGACCGTCCGGGTGTTCAACGGAGTGCCCTTCGTGCCGCTGGCGGCGCTGGCGGCCTTGCCGGGAACCGTGGCACGGCTGGACCTCACGTCCGCTCCCGCCGTGGCGCTGACGCGCGCCGGGCAGACGGTCAACTTCCCTATCAGCCTGCAACAGCTGGTGCCGCTCCAGGGAAGGCCCGAGTATCCCGGCGTGCTGAACCGCTAG
- a CDS encoding MBL fold metallo-hydrolase, which produces MTASDPVLTPVVGSLYALEVPIPYPMKTVTVLLDAPANGPVTMIDTALDTPEARAAIETGLGTLGLHWPDVERVIITHHHPDHYGLAGVVEERSGAAVQMLDVEIGRGERYWHLWEEWLPGHLKHMRDHGLPQASLDDMGADNRRSRDRVQPASRVSPLREGQHVTLAGREWEVLWLPGHADGHLGLWNAEDSVLIAGDAILPRISPNVGLYAYTRPDPLGDYLQTLGKLEALNPARAVVGHHGPVMTGVQARARELRAHHHERLDFIAAEAGREPRSAYDLSLAMFNRELNVSGRRFALAETLAHAEHLRLLGQLYRTWQEDDGVWLYHA; this is translated from the coding sequence ATGACCGCCTCCGACCCTGTGCTGACGCCCGTCGTGGGATCGCTGTACGCCCTGGAAGTGCCGATTCCTTATCCCATGAAGACGGTGACCGTGCTGCTCGACGCCCCGGCGAACGGCCCGGTCACCATGATCGACACCGCCCTGGACACCCCCGAGGCGCGGGCGGCCATCGAGACCGGCCTGGGTACGCTGGGGCTGCACTGGCCGGATGTGGAGCGCGTGATCATCACCCACCACCACCCGGACCACTACGGGCTGGCCGGGGTGGTCGAGGAACGCAGCGGCGCGGCGGTGCAGATGCTGGACGTGGAGATCGGGCGCGGCGAGCGGTACTGGCACCTGTGGGAGGAGTGGCTGCCCGGCCACCTCAAGCACATGCGCGACCACGGCCTGCCGCAGGCATCGCTCGATGACATGGGGGCCGACAACCGCCGGAGCCGCGACCGGGTCCAGCCGGCCAGCCGCGTCTCGCCGCTGCGCGAGGGCCAGCATGTGACCCTGGCCGGGCGCGAGTGGGAGGTGCTGTGGCTGCCCGGCCACGCCGACGGCCACCTGGGCCTGTGGAACGCCGAGGACAGCGTGCTGATCGCCGGAGACGCCATCCTGCCGCGCATCAGTCCCAACGTGGGTCTGTACGCCTACACCCGGCCCGATCCACTGGGCGACTACCTGCAGACGCTGGGCAAACTCGAGGCCCTGAATCCGGCGCGGGCCGTCGTGGGCCACCACGGTCCAGTCATGACCGGCGTGCAGGCCCGTGCCCGCGAGCTGCGCGCCCACCACCACGAACGGCTGGACTTCATCGCGGCCGAGGCCGGCCGGGAACCGCGCAGCGCCTACGACCTCTCGCTGGCGATGTTCAACCGCGAGCTGAATGTCAGCGGGCGGCGCTTCGCCCTGGCCGAGACGCTGGCACACGCCGAGCACCTGCGGCTGCTGGGCCAGCTGTACCGCACCTGGCAGGAAGACGATGGGGTGTGGCTCTACCACGCCTGA
- a CDS encoding SRPBCC family protein, producing the protein MTKTENGGMDQTRMIGGAAGGALLLMGLRKRGVLGLGMAAVGGYLAYRAATGNDPVMAAVGGGAASSKPIFVEHSVVIDRPTQAVYDYWRKLENLPHIMSHLESVTELDEKRSRWVAKAPLGTHVEWEAEIVNDKPGQRIGWHSLPGATVDNAGSVQFEELPNGGTRVHVALSYRPPAGPLGAAVAKLFGEEPSQQIAEDLQKFKAAFEGSAKN; encoded by the coding sequence ATGACAAAAACAGAGAACGGCGGAATGGACCAGACCCGGATGATCGGTGGCGCGGCGGGCGGCGCCCTGCTGCTGATGGGCCTGCGCAAGCGCGGCGTCCTGGGCCTGGGTATGGCTGCGGTGGGCGGATACCTCGCCTACCGCGCGGCCACCGGTAATGACCCGGTGATGGCAGCGGTGGGCGGCGGCGCTGCCAGCTCCAAGCCCATCTTCGTGGAACACAGCGTGGTCATTGACCGCCCCACCCAGGCGGTATACGACTACTGGCGCAAGCTGGAAAACCTGCCCCACATCATGAGCCACCTCGAAAGCGTGACCGAGCTGGACGAGAAGCGCAGCCGCTGGGTCGCCAAGGCCCCGCTGGGCACCCACGTGGAGTGGGAAGCCGAGATCGTCAACGACAAACCGGGCCAGCGCATCGGCTGGCACTCGTTGCCCGGCGCCACGGTGGACAACGCGGGCAGCGTGCAGTTCGAGGAACTTCCCAACGGCGGCACCCGCGTTCACGTCGCCCTGAGCTACCGGCCCCCGGCGGGCCCGCTGGGCGCAGCCGTCGCCAAACTGTTCGGCGAGGAGCCCAGCCAGCAGATCGCCGAGGACCTGCAGAAGTTCAAGGCCGCCTTCGAGGGCAGCGCGAAGAACTGA